In the Candidatus Electrothrix sp. GW3-4 genome, one interval contains:
- the pyrH gene encoding UMP kinase has protein sequence MQFRRILLKISGEALMGDGAYGISPDMISFVAQEIKNIQEQGAQVALVIGAGNIFRGVAGAAGGMNRAAADNMGMLATVLNALAMQDGLEQIGVPCRVMSAITMRNVCEPYVRVRAIEHLEKGRVVIFAAGTGNPYFTTDTGGVLRALEIEANVMMKATRVDGVYDRDPEKDSNAVRYDRLTYTKVLQKELRVMDAAGISLARDNDLPVLVFNMKKEGNIVRAAAGEDVGTLITA, from the coding sequence ATGCAGTTTCGACGAATCCTTCTTAAGATCAGCGGTGAGGCCCTGATGGGCGATGGTGCCTACGGTATCAGCCCGGACATGATCTCTTTTGTGGCCCAGGAGATCAAAAATATCCAGGAGCAAGGCGCCCAGGTGGCCCTGGTGATCGGGGCAGGGAATATCTTTCGCGGAGTGGCTGGTGCTGCTGGTGGAATGAATCGGGCTGCTGCTGATAATATGGGGATGCTGGCCACGGTCCTCAATGCCCTGGCCATGCAGGATGGGTTGGAGCAAATCGGCGTCCCTTGCCGGGTGATGTCTGCTATCACGATGCGCAATGTCTGTGAACCCTATGTTCGGGTCCGGGCTATTGAGCATCTGGAAAAGGGCAGGGTGGTGATCTTTGCCGCTGGCACCGGCAATCCCTATTTTACCACGGATACCGGTGGGGTCCTCCGGGCCCTGGAGATCGAGGCCAATGTGATGATGAAGGCCACCCGGGTGGATGGGGTGTATGACCGTGACCCGGAAAAAGACAGCAATGCGGTCCGTTATGATCGCCTGACCTATACCAAGGTCCTGCAGAAGGAGCTACGGGTGATGGATGCCGCGGGCATCTCTCTGGCCCGGGATAATGACCTGCCGGTGTTGGTCTTTAATATGAAGAAGGAAGGTAATATTGTCCGGGCCGCCGCAGGCGAGGATGTCGGTACTCTGATTACGGCCTGA
- a CDS encoding MBL fold metallo-hydrolase: MKFSVLGSGSKGNCTLIESGSTAILIDAGFSGKELSRRLALIDRSPEDLDAILITHEHGDHTSGVGVMSRRCNLPVFANHGTHQASEARVKQLHQRCEFATGTGFDLDDLHIHPFCISHDTVDPVGFLVSDGVNSVAYCTDTGKITTLIRQRLRHCQALILEANYDPEMLLTGPYPMPIKQRVRSNQGHLANQDAAAFLAELCTTEVRHVVLAHLSETNNRPKLVAAQVEQELAHLQPCFSLDLAHQDQPSRVITVGKINNE, from the coding sequence ATGAAATTCTCTGTTTTAGGCTCTGGCTCTAAGGGTAATTGCACCCTGATCGAGTCCGGTTCCACCGCTATCCTGATTGATGCTGGTTTTTCCGGCAAGGAGCTCAGCCGCCGTCTGGCCCTGATTGATCGCTCACCGGAAGATCTGGATGCGATCCTGATCACCCATGAACATGGCGACCATACCAGCGGGGTCGGGGTGATGTCCCGGCGCTGTAACCTGCCGGTTTTTGCCAATCATGGCACCCATCAAGCATCCGAGGCCCGAGTCAAGCAGCTCCACCAACGTTGTGAGTTTGCCACCGGAACCGGCTTTGACCTGGATGATCTGCACATCCATCCTTTTTGCATCTCCCACGACACCGTGGATCCGGTGGGCTTTCTCGTCTCAGATGGAGTAAATTCAGTGGCCTATTGCACAGATACCGGTAAGATCACCACCCTGATTCGCCAGCGTCTCCGTCATTGCCAGGCCCTGATCCTGGAGGCAAATTATGACCCGGAGATGTTACTCACCGGCCCCTATCCCATGCCCATTAAGCAGAGGGTCCGCTCCAACCAGGGGCATCTGGCCAATCAGGATGCAGCTGCCTTTCTTGCTGAGCTCTGTACGACCGAGGTCCGGCATGTGGTCCTGGCCCATCTCAGTGAAACCAATAATCGGCCGAAGCTGGTGGCCGCCCAGGTCGAGCAGGAGCTGGCCCATCTTCAACCGTGCTTTAGCCTGGATCTGGCCCATCAGGATCAGCCCAGCCGGGTTATCACCGTGGGGAAAATCAACAACGAATAA
- the tsf gene encoding translation elongation factor Ts, translating into MKITSQMVKELRDKTNAGMMDCKRALENTEGDLEKAVDLLRQKGLAVAAKRAERATSEGTIECYVHAGGKLAVMVEVGCETDFVAKTDDFLAFAKDVAMHIAAVGPLAITRDDVPQDMVEREREIYVNQAKESGKPDNIIDKIVTGKIDKYIAENCLMEQKFIKNPDLTVQDLLNELMAKMGENISVKRFTRYQLGA; encoded by the coding sequence GTGAAAATTACCAGCCAAATGGTCAAAGAGTTACGGGATAAGACCAATGCAGGCATGATGGACTGCAAGCGGGCCCTGGAGAATACAGAAGGTGATTTGGAAAAGGCTGTGGATTTGCTGCGCCAGAAGGGACTTGCTGTTGCGGCAAAGCGGGCTGAGCGAGCCACCTCTGAGGGAACCATTGAGTGCTACGTGCATGCAGGCGGCAAGCTTGCGGTTATGGTTGAGGTGGGTTGCGAGACCGATTTTGTTGCCAAGACCGATGATTTTCTGGCCTTTGCCAAGGACGTTGCTATGCATATCGCTGCGGTGGGTCCCCTGGCTATTACCCGAGACGATGTACCCCAGGATATGGTTGAGCGCGAGCGCGAGATCTATGTCAACCAGGCCAAGGAATCCGGTAAGCCGGACAACATCATTGATAAGATCGTGACCGGCAAGATTGATAAATATATTGCCGAGAACTGCCTGATGGAACAGAAGTTCATCAAGAACCCGGATCTGACTGTACAGGATCTGCTCAATGAGCTGATGGCCAAGATGGGCGAGAACATCTCTGTAAAACGTTTTACCCGGTATCAGCTCGGTGCCTAA